The Hahella sp. HNIBRBA332 genome window below encodes:
- a CDS encoding flippase encodes MSSNKKIFRNIIATLLGEGVGALLNIYVIVLIARTLGPESFGDFAFILAFVGLLQLVTDMGVTNLLVREIAQKAEQYKYFFGNVRLLAWVVTLVATAPTAIVCLLVLEDRNFGLSLFIMTVAALIVFHSVIYGALFRAFERMEFNAAIFVIHKVILLALTLYWRDHDPGILALCGYYLLANVCQFLLFYACSLAVFKRIPWRFDPGLWKYVLFESVPIGLSMMCRRATLHVDTLILKAMAAPLALGLFNAAYRVIQIIEMLPFTLSIPIYPKLARLALGDKAEFSRFLNQVLKFYAILSLPIVAYVFVFAEDIIGLMYTPEFASSAHILQALAVAIFFIFPSSIMIYVYSAMGRQRLFTLISVATLATNAILDVLLIPHLHAFGAAVGTVTAEALFIAGSLWFLYRQSVPVQWVRMSYKPLLASSLAGYAVNAAFASPGLLQFILASLLFAVAYLLLILVSKTLDQRELAFLTALLKRRPAGKGAQ; translated from the coding sequence ATGTCTTCGAACAAGAAGATTTTCCGCAATATCATCGCCACCCTGCTTGGCGAGGGCGTGGGCGCGCTGCTCAACATTTATGTCATCGTGTTGATCGCCCGTACCCTGGGACCGGAATCTTTCGGCGACTTCGCCTTCATTCTCGCATTTGTCGGCTTGTTGCAACTGGTCACCGACATGGGCGTCACCAACCTGTTGGTGCGGGAAATCGCGCAGAAAGCGGAGCAATACAAGTATTTCTTCGGCAACGTGCGCCTGCTGGCCTGGGTAGTCACCCTGGTCGCCACCGCGCCCACCGCCATCGTCTGTCTGCTGGTTTTGGAGGATCGCAATTTCGGGCTGAGTCTTTTTATCATGACGGTCGCCGCTTTGATCGTGTTTCACAGCGTGATCTATGGCGCGCTGTTTCGCGCCTTCGAGCGCATGGAATTCAACGCCGCCATTTTCGTCATACATAAAGTGATTCTGTTGGCGCTCACCTTGTACTGGCGCGACCACGACCCCGGCATCCTCGCGCTGTGCGGTTACTATTTGCTGGCGAATGTCTGTCAGTTTCTGCTGTTTTACGCTTGCAGCCTGGCGGTTTTCAAGCGCATTCCCTGGCGCTTTGATCCCGGCCTGTGGAAATACGTGCTGTTTGAGTCTGTCCCTATCGGACTGTCCATGATGTGCCGTCGCGCCACTCTACATGTGGACACCCTAATCCTGAAAGCGATGGCCGCGCCGCTCGCCCTGGGCCTGTTCAACGCCGCCTATCGGGTGATACAGATCATTGAGATGCTGCCGTTCACGCTGTCCATCCCGATCTATCCCAAGCTGGCCCGTCTGGCGCTTGGCGATAAAGCGGAATTCAGCCGCTTTCTCAATCAGGTGCTGAAATTTTACGCCATCCTGTCGCTGCCCATCGTGGCTTATGTCTTCGTCTTCGCCGAGGACATCATTGGATTGATGTATACGCCGGAGTTCGCTTCTTCCGCCCATATCCTGCAAGCGCTAGCGGTGGCGATATTCTTTATCTTCCCCTCCTCCATCATGATTTACGTGTATTCAGCCATGGGCCGGCAACGCCTGTTCACGCTAATCTCCGTCGCCACCCTGGCCACCAACGCCATCCTGGATGTCCTGCTGATTCCACATCTGCACGCCTTTGGCGCGGCGGTGGGTACGGTGACGGCGGAAGCCTTGTTTATCGCCGGCTCGCTCTGGTTCCTGTATCGCCAGTCCGTGCCGGTGCAATGGGTGCGCATGTCTTACAAGCCGTTACTGGCGTCATCGCTGGCGGGCTACGCGGTGAACGCGGCTTTCGCTTCCCCGGGTCTGCTGCAGTTTATCCTGGCGTCACTGCTGTTCGCCGTCGCCTACCTGCTTCTGATCCTGGTCAGCAAAACGCTGGATCAGCGCGAGCTGGCTTTCCTGACGGCGTTGCTCAAGCGTCGCCCAGCCGGTAAAGGAGCGCAGTAA
- a CDS encoding TolC family protein: MISARLSLSLAAGVCMTLSAGVCHGFEDRPEFKALLNKMCRASPQLQVQRLEIASLRKEFEYTSGQAWYPELTLSAGPQYYEGESVGNFAFEQNQSAFIDSDNETSVSGRRSGFVNQAKVALDAPIYRNSRWVGQETDDAAILRQRIEYETAKHQKLFQESLLELVDVLVSLQQAQQQEVLLRELLADAQSQLDIARNAARARLIERSDLLEAEGAVAELEGELQQTANNRDYLSQKFAFLAQTADAMPTPDFKLDSLPPAGDLKTLVEAAENSSIDVILQQTQLAITRRQYDQARHDNGVAFGLSGSVRGVADEDFGESKHLATVGVSLEVKLQDTFRASGKSRYWALQVEKEQRQLDLIRANQRIVTLQNYRDYQQQLLTLKNSLSALERARSELEKNQELFRLGKVGVSEVIESRSDIRQIELGKLDAYAKLWLLQFRLTPGARWSCSVEGD; the protein is encoded by the coding sequence ATGATATCAGCCAGGTTGTCGCTATCACTCGCCGCCGGCGTCTGTATGACGTTGAGTGCGGGAGTTTGTCATGGCTTTGAAGACCGCCCCGAGTTTAAGGCCCTGTTGAATAAAATGTGCCGCGCCAGCCCGCAATTGCAGGTGCAGCGACTGGAAATCGCCTCCTTGCGCAAAGAGTTTGAATACACGTCAGGCCAGGCGTGGTATCCAGAACTGACCCTGAGCGCAGGTCCACAGTACTACGAAGGCGAATCCGTGGGGAACTTCGCTTTCGAGCAGAATCAGAGCGCTTTCATCGACTCAGACAATGAAACCTCCGTCAGCGGACGCCGCTCCGGATTTGTGAACCAGGCCAAGGTGGCGCTGGATGCGCCGATCTATCGCAATAGCCGCTGGGTGGGACAGGAAACCGATGACGCCGCGATTCTGCGACAGCGCATCGAATATGAAACCGCCAAGCATCAGAAGCTGTTTCAGGAAAGCCTGCTGGAACTGGTGGATGTGCTGGTGTCGCTGCAACAGGCGCAGCAACAGGAAGTTCTGCTGCGGGAACTGTTGGCGGACGCCCAGTCGCAATTGGACATTGCGCGCAATGCCGCCCGCGCCCGTCTGATCGAGCGCTCAGACCTGCTGGAAGCGGAAGGCGCCGTCGCCGAGCTGGAGGGCGAGCTGCAACAGACGGCGAATAACCGTGATTATCTAAGCCAGAAGTTCGCGTTCCTGGCGCAGACCGCCGACGCCATGCCGACGCCGGACTTCAAACTGGATTCCCTGCCTCCCGCAGGGGATCTGAAAACCCTCGTCGAGGCTGCGGAAAACAGCAGCATTGACGTGATTCTGCAACAGACCCAACTCGCCATCACCCGTCGCCAGTATGATCAGGCGCGCCACGATAACGGCGTCGCCTTCGGCTTGAGCGGCTCCGTACGGGGCGTGGCGGACGAGGACTTCGGTGAGAGCAAACATCTCGCCACCGTAGGAGTCAGTCTTGAGGTGAAGTTGCAGGACACCTTTCGCGCCAGCGGCAAGTCCCGCTACTGGGCGCTGCAGGTGGAAAAAGAACAGAGGCAGTTGGATCTGATCAGGGCGAATCAGCGCATCGTCACCCTGCAAAATTATCGGGACTATCAACAGCAATTACTGACCCTGAAGAACTCGCTTAGCGCCCTGGAACGCGCCAGATCCGAGTTGGAGAAGAACCAGGAGCTGTTTCGACTGGGCAAGGTGGGCGTCAGTGAGGTGATCGAATCCCGTTCCGATATCCGACAAATTGAGCTGGGCAAATTGGACGCCTACGCCAAGCTGTGGCTGCTGCAATTCCGGCTGACGCCGGGCGCGCGATGGTCCTGCTCCGTAGAGGGAGATTAA
- a CDS encoding efflux RND transporter periplasmic adaptor subunit — MTGRMLNIMKRNFVFSVFIVAIVGLIGYLLLSAKKHMEITNTEIARTVGNAAPVELHKVGAGAVTSRFAATAVATEGVSVAIRPQIEGAIRAQPVKLGDLVVEGQELFRLDDTLYKSNYTLAKSLVENRKTLLDYYSANLSEMKSLLEGEYVSQEQYKTAFLNFTQSQSSLAEATHQLNNASQELKQTQVSSPISGVVSEVKSFPGVYIKKGEEALVINSIDPILFKILLPEKELGNFSLGKAVDIRLSAFTNTTLHGTIYRVDPELDESQGAARVYVQAANPELIVKPGMTGTVYLEQNKNTVRIPSIALINRFDDDAVVFRVSESGAAELTPVKVGISGDGYVEIVAGLHVGDEIVVAGQQSLKAGDKVKG; from the coding sequence ATGACTGGACGCATGCTGAACATCATGAAGCGCAATTTCGTATTTTCTGTTTTCATCGTGGCGATCGTCGGATTGATTGGCTACCTGCTGCTGTCCGCCAAGAAGCATATGGAAATCACCAACACGGAAATCGCACGCACGGTGGGCAACGCCGCGCCAGTGGAACTGCATAAGGTCGGTGCGGGCGCCGTCACTTCCCGTTTCGCCGCCACCGCCGTGGCCACTGAGGGAGTATCCGTCGCCATTCGGCCGCAAATTGAAGGCGCCATCAGGGCGCAGCCGGTCAAGCTGGGCGATCTGGTGGTCGAAGGCCAGGAGTTATTCCGCCTGGATGACACGCTCTATAAATCCAATTACACCCTGGCGAAGTCCCTGGTGGAAAACCGCAAAACCTTGCTGGATTACTACAGCGCCAACCTCAGTGAAATGAAGAGCCTGCTGGAAGGCGAATACGTCTCCCAGGAACAGTATAAGACCGCATTTCTCAACTTCACCCAATCGCAAAGCAGCCTCGCCGAAGCCACTCATCAGCTGAACAACGCCAGCCAGGAGCTTAAGCAAACGCAAGTGTCCTCGCCCATCTCCGGCGTCGTCAGCGAGGTAAAAAGCTTTCCTGGCGTCTATATCAAGAAAGGCGAGGAAGCGCTGGTCATCAATTCCATCGATCCGATTCTGTTCAAGATTCTGCTGCCGGAAAAAGAGCTGGGTAACTTTTCCCTGGGCAAAGCGGTGGATATTCGCCTGTCCGCCTTCACCAACACCACCCTGCACGGAACGATCTATCGGGTTGACCCCGAGTTGGATGAAAGTCAGGGCGCCGCACGGGTCTACGTGCAGGCCGCTAACCCTGAGCTGATCGTGAAGCCCGGCATGACCGGCACGGTGTATCTGGAGCAGAACAAAAACACCGTGCGCATTCCCTCCATCGCCCTGATCAATCGCTTTGATGACGACGCCGTGGTGTTTCGGGTCAGCGAGTCCGGCGCGGCGGAATTGACCCCGGTGAAAGTAGGCATCTCCGGCGACGGCTATGTGGAAATCGTTGCAGGACTGCATGTGGGTGACGAAATCGTAGTGGCGGGACAACAGAGTCTGAAAGCCGGAGATAAGGTAAAAGGATAA
- a CDS encoding metal-dependent hydrolase, which translates to MATTVAHALCGIDCLLAAHALRGGALMPGAAALAFFALLGNAPDLDMLYGYFVSGDHLAYHSRASHAPAALLVVAALLAWPRWSPLALWPGYVQRFALIACALLSHTLLDFFTGPQRGLHSSFGAPLLWPLSDTRTSAPFTLLIGPHHDTLARFIGWRNVWAVASELLLFAPLTWLLWRQARRARNITEGFK; encoded by the coding sequence ATGGCGACCACCGTAGCCCACGCACTTTGCGGTATCGACTGCCTCCTGGCGGCCCATGCGCTGCGCGGCGGCGCGCTTATGCCTGGAGCGGCCGCGCTGGCGTTTTTCGCGCTGCTCGGCAATGCGCCGGATCTGGATATGCTGTACGGCTACTTCGTCAGCGGTGATCATCTCGCCTATCATAGTCGCGCGTCTCATGCGCCGGCGGCGTTATTGGTCGTGGCCGCCTTATTGGCCTGGCCGCGCTGGAGTCCGCTGGCGCTCTGGCCTGGTTATGTTCAGCGCTTCGCTTTGATCGCCTGCGCCCTGCTCAGCCACACCCTACTGGACTTTTTCACCGGCCCGCAACGGGGGCTGCACAGCAGCTTTGGCGCGCCGCTGCTTTGGCCGTTAAGCGATACGCGCACCTCCGCGCCGTTTACTTTATTGATTGGACCTCACCACGACACCCTGGCGCGCTTTATCGGCTGGCGCAATGTGTGGGCGGTGGCGTCCGAGTTATTGCTGTTCGCGCCGCTTACCTGGTTGCTTTGGCGACAGGCGCGCAGGGCTCGCAACATCACAGAAGGATTCAAATGA
- a CDS encoding serine O-acetyltransferase produces the protein MAGLLAADIRRKRSHYVRIDNFVNKYLKITFQLGTLYLCSYRLGHYASRARNPLLKLAAWLLYFPTEFLLGSITGIRIPPQVAIGPGLVIHNFSGVFIDADIVGEDCTVNQCVTVGPDYQRKGRPRLGDNVFIGSGAKILGNITIGDNVVVASNALVIDSVPDNCTVVGAPARVVSRNNTSSYLKFKQPKS, from the coding sequence ATGGCCGGTTTACTGGCGGCGGATATCCGCAGGAAGCGTTCACACTATGTGCGCATCGATAATTTCGTCAACAAGTACCTGAAAATCACGTTCCAGTTGGGCACGCTCTATCTGTGCTCGTATCGTCTGGGACATTACGCCTCGCGAGCGCGCAATCCCTTGCTAAAGCTGGCGGCGTGGCTTTTATATTTCCCAACCGAGTTTCTGCTGGGCTCCATTACCGGCATTCGCATTCCTCCCCAGGTCGCTATCGGCCCCGGTCTGGTCATCCATAATTTCTCCGGCGTTTTTATCGACGCGGACATCGTGGGCGAAGACTGCACCGTCAACCAGTGCGTCACCGTCGGTCCAGACTATCAACGCAAAGGCCGTCCCCGACTGGGAGACAATGTCTTTATCGGCTCCGGCGCCAAGATTCTGGGGAACATCACCATCGGCGACAACGTAGTGGTCGCCTCCAACGCGCTAGTGATCGACTCGGTTCCGGACAACTGTACTGTCGTCGGCGCGCCGGCCCGAGTGGTTTCCCGCAACAACACCAGCAGTTATCTCAAGTTCAAGCAGCCCAAGAGTTGA
- a CDS encoding glycosyltransferase family 4 protein: MKPEKRKFKIAMVAACPFPANHGSPASIREMSEALVSLGNEVHIVTYPIKEDIPVVGPHIHRVRVPGFKKNAIRVGPSPEKFLFNPLMVFKLIRVILKYDIDIIHAHNYEGVLIGWLAKLITRRPLLYNAVNSMTDELPTYDFFKNKDFARKLAAFLDKTLPFKGDHVTAVSDDLKHFLVELGVDADKITVLPAGVVPEMFDNPNPERIYARHQLSKDDHYLVYTGSLDAFQRIDYLLETMARVAARRNDVKLLLVGNISNPEAHRKYQRMAEELGIAHQVLFCDQVPLDELPDYLAVADVAVIPRPECPGHPVKVLNYMSAGVAIAGFRGGAKGLTHESNALIVDNHDCDALADAAIQLLDDDAKRQRLGQAARQVVDKFYTWRQLAQGIEVLYEHLYTGGERAPREKLREFILETYSPNDARS; the protein is encoded by the coding sequence GTGAAGCCAGAAAAAAGGAAATTTAAAATCGCCATGGTGGCGGCCTGCCCTTTTCCCGCCAATCATGGATCGCCCGCTTCCATCAGGGAAATGTCGGAAGCGCTGGTAAGCCTGGGCAATGAAGTCCATATCGTCACTTATCCTATTAAAGAGGATATTCCCGTAGTTGGGCCGCACATACATCGGGTGCGGGTTCCCGGTTTCAAGAAAAACGCCATTCGGGTCGGCCCTTCCCCTGAGAAGTTTCTGTTCAACCCGCTGATGGTGTTCAAGCTCATACGCGTCATCCTCAAATATGATATCGACATCATTCACGCCCATAATTATGAAGGCGTGCTGATCGGCTGGCTGGCCAAACTGATCACGCGCCGGCCGTTGCTGTATAACGCGGTCAACAGCATGACCGACGAGTTGCCTACCTACGACTTTTTCAAAAACAAAGACTTCGCCCGTAAGCTGGCGGCTTTTCTGGACAAAACCCTGCCCTTCAAAGGCGATCATGTCACCGCCGTGTCCGACGATCTCAAACACTTTCTGGTGGAGCTGGGCGTGGACGCGGACAAAATCACCGTACTGCCCGCCGGCGTCGTACCGGAGATGTTCGATAACCCCAATCCTGAGCGGATCTACGCCCGCCACCAATTAAGCAAAGACGATCATTATCTGGTTTACACAGGGAGTCTAGACGCCTTTCAGCGAATCGACTACCTGCTGGAGACTATGGCGCGGGTAGCCGCCCGCCGCAATGACGTGAAGCTGCTACTGGTCGGCAATATCTCCAACCCGGAAGCCCACCGCAAATACCAGCGCATGGCGGAGGAACTCGGCATCGCCCATCAGGTGCTGTTCTGTGATCAGGTGCCCCTGGATGAACTGCCGGACTATCTGGCGGTCGCCGATGTGGCGGTGATTCCTCGTCCAGAGTGCCCGGGACATCCGGTGAAAGTGTTGAATTACATGTCCGCCGGCGTCGCCATCGCCGGCTTTCGCGGCGGCGCCAAGGGACTGACCCATGAAAGCAATGCGCTGATCGTAGACAACCATGACTGCGACGCGCTCGCCGACGCGGCCATTCAATTGTTGGACGACGACGCCAAACGCCAGCGTCTGGGACAGGCCGCCCGACAAGTGGTGGACAAGTTCTACACCTGGCGACAACTGGCGCAGGGCATTGAAGTGCTGTACGAACATTTGTATACGGGAGGAGAACGAGCGCCCAGGGAAAAGCTGCGTGAGTTCATTCTGGAGACTTACTCTCCAAACGACGCAAGATCTTGA
- the cysC gene encoding adenylyl-sulfate kinase codes for MAKEYTIKSGNDVCADIVWHQHKISKSQRASIKTQKPCLLWFTGISGAGKSTIANAVEAQLFELQRHTYLLDGDNVRYGLNKDLGFSDESRVENIRRIGEVARLFVDSGMIVLSAFISPFREDRKMVRQMLEPGEFVEVHVSTPLNVCEQRDPKGLYKKARAGRIEKFTGVDSPYEPPVNPELTLNTDAVSLSECVERVIGYLIAQQFIVERDATLYRAS; via the coding sequence GTGGCTAAGGAATATACAATAAAGTCTGGGAATGACGTCTGCGCCGACATTGTCTGGCATCAGCATAAAATCAGTAAATCCCAGCGCGCGTCTATCAAGACGCAAAAGCCTTGTCTACTGTGGTTCACCGGCATTAGCGGAGCAGGCAAATCCACGATCGCCAATGCGGTGGAGGCGCAGTTGTTTGAGTTGCAGCGCCACACCTATCTGTTGGACGGTGATAATGTCCGTTATGGGCTGAACAAAGACCTGGGTTTTTCCGACGAATCCCGGGTCGAGAACATCCGCCGAATAGGCGAAGTCGCCAGACTGTTTGTCGACAGCGGCATGATCGTTCTGAGCGCTTTCATCTCCCCCTTCCGCGAAGATAGAAAAATGGTGCGTCAAATGCTGGAGCCCGGCGAATTTGTCGAGGTCCATGTGTCGACGCCTCTCAACGTATGTGAACAACGCGACCCCAAAGGCTTGTACAAGAAAGCCCGCGCGGGCCGCATCGAAAAGTTCACCGGCGTTGATTCTCCTTATGAACCGCCAGTCAATCCGGAATTGACTCTGAATACTGATGCAGTATCCCTGTCCGAATGCGTGGAGAGGGTTATCGGTTATCTCATTGCACAGCAATTTATTGTTGAAAGGGACGCAACACTGTATCGCGCTTCCTGA
- a CDS encoding GHMP kinase: MFYRSKAPLRISFAGGGTDIASYSDIYGGNVLNVTINKYAYTHLELREVPQIEIYSQDFESITRIKANKDLQFNGESDLAKGVIKRFYEGSAGLRIVTHNDAPPGSGLGSSSAMVVSLIGAFRELKNLALSPYDIARRACEIERGDLSILGGMQDQYASAFGGFNFMEFQKDHVIVNSLRIDPWVIHELEYNLILAYTRKNRLSSRIIESQVKNVERNDQASLNAMHNLKAHAVEMKKALLTGRPDEFGKLLDYAWQEKKKMAATISNGQLDQIYEDAVKAGALGGKVSGAGGGGFMMFYCESTRKRRVMEALVKAGVEVMSFNFELSGVQSWRSSRELRTPQTVFTKDKFLAA, from the coding sequence ATGTTTTACCGATCAAAAGCTCCGCTAAGGATCAGCTTCGCCGGAGGCGGCACCGATATCGCCAGCTACTCCGATATATATGGCGGCAATGTGCTGAACGTCACCATAAACAAATACGCATACACTCACCTGGAGTTGCGGGAAGTTCCGCAAATAGAAATCTACTCGCAGGATTTCGAAAGCATCACTCGCATCAAAGCCAACAAGGATCTTCAGTTCAATGGCGAGAGCGATCTGGCCAAAGGCGTGATCAAGCGCTTTTACGAAGGTTCGGCTGGGTTGCGCATCGTCACCCATAATGACGCCCCGCCAGGGTCTGGTCTGGGCTCTTCGTCAGCCATGGTGGTGTCGTTGATCGGCGCTTTCCGAGAGCTGAAGAACCTGGCGTTAAGCCCCTACGACATCGCCCGTCGCGCCTGCGAAATCGAACGAGGTGATCTCAGTATTCTGGGGGGCATGCAGGACCAGTACGCCAGCGCTTTCGGCGGCTTCAATTTCATGGAGTTCCAGAAAGACCATGTCATCGTCAATTCGCTACGCATCGACCCCTGGGTTATTCATGAACTCGAATACAACCTGATTCTGGCGTACACCAGAAAAAACCGGTTGTCTTCGCGCATCATCGAATCTCAGGTCAAGAACGTGGAGCGCAACGACCAGGCGAGCCTGAACGCCATGCACAACCTCAAGGCGCATGCGGTGGAGATGAAAAAAGCGCTACTGACCGGTCGCCCGGATGAATTCGGCAAACTGCTGGATTACGCATGGCAAGAGAAGAAGAAAATGGCGGCGACCATTTCCAACGGTCAGCTCGACCAGATCTATGAAGACGCGGTGAAAGCCGGCGCCCTGGGCGGCAAAGTCAGCGGCGCGGGAGGCGGCGGCTTCATGATGTTCTATTGTGAGTCCACCCGTAAACGTCGGGTTATGGAAGCGTTGGTGAAAGCCGGCGTGGAAGTGATGTCTTTCAACTTTGAACTATCTGGCGTGCAGTCCTGGCGCAGTTCCCGTGAGCTGCGAACGCCGCAGACGGTGTTCACCAAGGACAAATTTCTGGCTGCGTGA
- a CDS encoding glycosyltransferase family 2 protein, with protein sequence MEADIILRKVDKAPTEDAQTEASVSAQNKKLSSVSVVFPAYNEETNIEMTVLKAIGAFKKHFETVEIIVVNDGSSDGTRDILERLRQEHEEVRPIHHVQNKGYGGAVRTGLKSGRGDFIFFSDSDGQFDLEEVDLLLRHINDYDIVVGYRAQRADPWHRKLNAYCWGALVRYLFGIRVRDIDCAFKIFRRDFIQSIRIEAEGAMINTEILAQAGMMHCTIKQVPVSHYPRLSGAATGANPLVIFKAFVELFNLYGKLKATGYKELQTKA encoded by the coding sequence ATGGAAGCGGACATCATATTACGTAAGGTGGATAAGGCGCCCACAGAGGATGCCCAGACGGAAGCTTCGGTTTCCGCGCAAAATAAAAAATTATCTAGCGTATCTGTCGTATTCCCCGCCTATAACGAAGAAACGAATATAGAAATGACGGTCCTGAAGGCGATAGGAGCGTTTAAGAAGCATTTTGAAACCGTAGAGATCATTGTCGTCAACGACGGCAGCTCCGATGGCACGCGGGATATCCTCGAACGCCTGCGTCAGGAGCATGAAGAAGTGCGCCCTATTCACCATGTGCAGAACAAGGGATATGGCGGCGCGGTCAGGACCGGCCTGAAGTCGGGGCGGGGGGATTTTATTTTCTTCTCCGATTCCGATGGTCAGTTCGACCTGGAGGAAGTCGACCTGCTGCTGCGGCACATCAACGATTACGACATCGTGGTGGGTTACCGGGCTCAGCGCGCCGACCCCTGGCATCGCAAGCTGAACGCATACTGTTGGGGAGCTCTGGTGCGTTACCTGTTCGGTATCCGGGTGCGGGATATAGATTGCGCCTTCAAGATTTTCCGGCGCGATTTTATCCAGAGCATTCGGATTGAGGCGGAAGGCGCCATGATCAACACCGAGATTCTGGCTCAGGCGGGCATGATGCACTGTACGATCAAGCAAGTGCCTGTCAGTCACTATCCCAGGTTGTCAGGGGCCGCCACCGGCGCCAATCCGTTAGTCATCTTCAAGGCGTTCGTAGAGCTGTTCAATCTCTACGGCAAATTGAAGGCCACCGGCTATAAAGAGCTGCAAACCAAAGCATAG
- a CDS encoding class I adenylate-forming enzyme family protein: MLFARFIEQAQRFPDKEAVVWRETAYSYREIVSAAVGYAHALRAAGVGPGEAVAALVPNSIYFVATSLAVWANGGVLLPLNVAYTQEETALYLDNARVRFAFVVPEAEAKLPAEMARCVIGLDDALPTSDEATPESRYPGAADAVIMFSSGSTGAPKQVVRTQAQVLAEVEGSAATLRINHEDVIACSVPLFHAHGFGNCFLAALMNGGTLLIHHGEFNARKMMRLVSEHQATLLPSVPFMCKMMAMTPFKQAPDLSRLRLAYTAGAPLEEDIFIGFREAFGIPLGQLYGSTETGAAAVNAHVSAANFRSVGKPVSGSVIRLIDDEGEPVAAGQEGEVVIDSPAMTHEYRGLPELSAETFRKDGYHTGDLGRLDEEGNLIIVGRKKLMINVAGHKVDPADIEEVIRRIPGVLEVVALGKPDGMYGEMVKVAVKAGAGVTREMVAACCAERLAAYKTPKIIEFVDEIPKSPLGKVLRKYL, from the coding sequence ATGTTATTTGCACGTTTTATTGAGCAGGCGCAACGGTTTCCTGACAAGGAAGCCGTTGTTTGGCGCGAGACTGCCTACAGTTATCGCGAAATTGTCAGCGCCGCCGTTGGTTACGCCCACGCATTGCGGGCGGCCGGCGTCGGCCCCGGTGAGGCGGTGGCGGCGCTGGTTCCCAACTCCATTTACTTTGTGGCGACCTCGCTTGCGGTCTGGGCCAACGGCGGCGTACTGTTACCGTTAAACGTGGCTTACACGCAGGAGGAAACTGCGTTATACCTCGACAACGCCAGAGTACGCTTCGCCTTTGTCGTTCCTGAGGCGGAAGCGAAGCTGCCCGCTGAGATGGCCCGTTGTGTGATCGGGTTGGATGACGCGTTGCCGACGTCAGATGAGGCCACACCAGAAAGTCGTTACCCGGGGGCGGCGGACGCCGTCATTATGTTTTCGTCCGGCTCCACCGGCGCGCCCAAGCAGGTAGTGCGCACGCAGGCGCAAGTGCTGGCGGAAGTGGAGGGCTCCGCCGCCACGTTGCGCATCAATCATGAAGACGTCATCGCCTGCAGCGTGCCGCTGTTTCACGCTCATGGCTTTGGCAACTGTTTCCTGGCGGCGTTGATGAATGGCGGAACCTTGTTGATTCATCATGGCGAGTTCAATGCGCGAAAAATGATGCGGCTGGTGTCGGAGCATCAGGCGACCTTGCTGCCTTCCGTGCCGTTTATGTGCAAAATGATGGCGATGACGCCATTCAAGCAGGCGCCGGATTTGAGTCGATTACGCCTGGCGTATACGGCTGGCGCACCGCTGGAGGAAGACATATTCATCGGCTTCCGCGAGGCCTTCGGTATTCCTCTGGGGCAGTTATACGGCTCTACGGAAACCGGCGCCGCGGCGGTGAATGCGCATGTCTCGGCCGCCAATTTCCGCTCTGTCGGCAAGCCGGTGTCAGGCTCCGTTATCCGTTTGATTGACGATGAGGGAGAGCCTGTGGCCGCAGGACAGGAAGGCGAGGTGGTGATCGACTCCCCGGCCATGACCCATGAGTACCGGGGGCTGCCGGAATTAAGTGCGGAAACCTTCCGCAAAGACGGTTACCATACGGGAGACTTGGGGCGCCTGGATGAGGAAGGCAATCTGATCATCGTTGGACGCAAAAAGCTGATGATCAATGTGGCCGGTCATAAAGTCGATCCAGCGGATATTGAAGAAGTGATCCGGCGTATTCCCGGCGTGCTGGAAGTAGTGGCGTTGGGCAAACCCGACGGCATGTACGGCGAGATGGTGAAGGTGGCGGTGAAGGCCGGCGCCGGCGTCACCAGGGAGATGGTGGCGGCCTGTTGCGCGGAGCGTCTGGCGGCTTACAAAACGCCGAAAATTATCGAATTCGTAGACGAAATTCCAAAGAGTCCTCTGGGCAAGGTGCTCAGAAAATATCTTTAA